AGGAGCTTTCGAGAAGATTGTAGAGGGCGATGGAGAGAATCATCGCGTAGGCGAAGGCGCGCGCCGGCATGTCGAAGGGGCGGCGCGGTGGTTGCCCGAGCAGTCGCGCGCCCAGGCGGAACATCCAGCCCAGGGAGAGCAGCGCCAATCCCAAGCCGACGAGGCCCGTCTGCAGGAAGAGGTCGAGATAGCCGTTATGGGCCTGGCCGACGACGCCCAGCCAGCCGACCGACTTGGAGAAGCCGAAGGAGTTGTCTGAACCGGCCACGTCCCAGAACGCGCCGAAGCCATAGCCGGTCCAGAAATGCTTCGTGATCTGATCCCAGATCGCTTCCCAGAGCGGCAACCGGCCCGTGAAGGTGAGATCGCCGAAGACCGCTGTGCCGACTTCGGTTGCACTGACTCCGGCGAGCATCAGCACCACCACAATGGCCAGCACCAGAAAACCGAGCCCGCTGCCGAAGAGTGCGACCGCGCTGGGTCCCTTGCGACAGAGCATGGCGGCCAGGGCGGTCCAGATCACGACCAGCATGGCAAGCGCGCTGCCGGTCTTCGACCCGGTGGCGAAGATCACGAGATAGAAGACGGCGGCAGCGCCCAGCATCAGGATCCGCGTGGCGCCCCACGACAAGCGCCCGGCATAGAAATACCAGCAGAGGCTCGCCATCACGGCGACCTGGCCGGCGGAGTTCTTATGCCCGTGCATGCCGATCACGCGCCCTTCATTGTCGAGGCCGCGGCTGGGCATGCCGATGGCGGCCATGATGTCGAGCGCCATCACGACCCCGGCGATGAGGAATGCCATGCGATGGAAGTCGCGCAGCGAAATGCCGGAGACGGCCACGCCGAGAGCAGCCGCATACATGAGCCACAGGACCGCGACGCGGCGCAGCGTGACATCGGGCAAAGGCGACCAGACGGCCGTCGCCGTGTCCCACGCGATCACCAGGAGGAGCGGCCAGGCTTGTATTGCCAGGGTCACGGCAAGGCGAAAGCGGCTGAAGATCAGCGGCAGGGCCAACGCGACGCCGCCCAGCCAGATCGCCTGATTGAGGAATCCGTCGGACGCGGTACTGGCGCTGTCGATGTCGGCGCCGGAGAAGGGCCGGGCGCCGACCATGCCGAAGGCCAGCAGCAGGAAGAGCAGGGTATGGCCAAGGGCGAGGTTAAGCCATCCGTTCTGCCGTGGTGCGACGGACTCCGCCGGCTGCCAGGACGGCGGCGCCAAGCGCTCCGTGCCCGCCTCGAGTGTCACGGCCATCACCAAGCGCCGGTATCGATCGGTAAGACGGCCTCAACCCACATAATAGCGGCGCAGCTCCGCGTAATAGGACCCGGCGTCGCCATAGCCGTAACGGGCATGGCGCTTGAGGTTCACCATCGAAAGCACCACGCCCGCGATGTCGGCGCCGGCGTCATGCAGCGCACGCACCGCGAGGGCGGCCGTCTCGGCCCGGGTCTTTTCCCAGCGCACGACGAAGACGGTCTTGTCCACGAGCCGGCTCAACAGCTGCGTGTCGGAAACTGCCAGCACCGGCGGCGTATCGATCACCACCATGTCGTAATGCTCGGCCAGCGCCCGCAGGAAAGCCGCGAGACGCTCGGAAGCGAGGATGTCGGTGGCGCTGGTGGCCGGCGCCGTACCGGCCGGCACGATCAGGGCGGTCGAGCGCGGATCGGGATGGATGATGTCGTCGAGCTCGGCGGTGCCCCGGATATAGTCGGAAAGTCCGGCTTTGCGCCGCAAGCCCAGCCGGCGGCAGAGCGCCGAACGGCGCAGATCGCAATCGACCACCACGACCTTCTTGCCGGCATGGGCCAGCACGCGCGCATAGGAGAGCGCCAGCGAGGTCTTGCCTTCCTTGGGCAGCGAGGATGCGAACATCACCGTGCGCGCGACTTCCGAGCGTGCCGAGAGGGCGATGCCGGTATGGAGACTGCGCAAGGCCTCGGACAAGGCCGAAGCCGGCTTCTCCACGACATAGTCCTCGGGCTTGCGCAACCGGCCCAGCCAGGTCTGCACGGTCGGGATCAGCCCCAGGCCGCGCACGCCCAGCACACGCTCGACCTGTCCCAGGCTGCGCAAGCCCCGGTCGAATTCCTCGATCAGCAGCGCGATCAGCACGCCCAGCATGCCGAAGGCGCCCAGGGCCAGCACCAGCAGGATCCGTTTCTTCGGGAAGGACGGCTTCTCCGGCTCGCTGGCATGCGAGATGATGATCGCGTCCGGCTGCTTGAAGCTCTGCTGGCTGCCGGTCTGCTGATACTGCGCGAGGAAATTCTCCAGGAGGGTCCGGCTCGCATCGGCCTCGCGTTCCAGCGAGCGCAGATGCACGTCGGACTGATTCTGGCTCGCGACCTGGCTGCGGGTCTGCTCCAGGCTCGAGGAAATCGAGACTTCCCGGGCGCGGGCGACGGCCACCTCGTTGGTGTAGTCCTTGACGATCCGGCCGATCTCTTGCCGGATCTTCCCCTGCAAATCGGCCAGCTGCGCTTTCGCACCCAGGATCTTCGGGTGGCGTTCGCCATAGGTCTGCGACAGATCGGCAATGGTCTGCTCGACCTGCGCTTCCTGCGCGCGCAGGCCCTGGATCAGCGGCGATTGCAGCACGGCGCCGGCGGATTCGGTCCCTTGCGGGGAATTGAGGAGCGACTGCACCTGCTGCAGCTTGGCTTCGGCGGCGGCGCGGTCGGTGCGGGCCATGACCAGCTGCGTGCCGAGCTCGGCCGACTCCTGTGTGGCCAGCGTGTCGCCGCGGCTTTCGATCAGGCCGTTCTTGGTGCGATAATCCTCGACCGCCTGATCGGCCGCGACCACCTGCTCGCGCAAGGTATCGAGCTGCTGCGTCAGCCAGACATTGACTTCCTTGCTCGACGCGGTGCGCTGCTCGACGCCGCTGCTGATATATTCCTCGACGATCGCATTCGCGATCTTGGCGGCCGTGCGAGGGTTTTCCGCCTGGAAGCTCACGCTGACGACGCGCGACTCGCCGGCCGCACCGGCGTCGAGCCGCTTGAGGAAAGCCTCGACCACGCGATTATGGTTGCGACGCACCTCGTCGGGCGGACTGCCCGCATCGTTCGACAGCAGCTTGGCGATGCTATCGGCCCAATCCGCCGGGAGATAGGTATGCGGATCGAGCAGGCTCGAGAACCAGGTCGGCGGCTCGAGCGCGGTGTTGAAATCGGGGTCGCGCATCAGCTCGAGCTTGTCGATCACCCGATCGGCCAGGTCGCGCGACTGCACCACGGCGATCGCGCTGTTGACCGCCTCGGTATCGGGCGACAGGCCTGCCAGCGCCTGGTTGGCATCGAGCAGCTTCGATTGCGAGGGGTCCAGCATCACCTGCGCGGTCGCGGTATAGCGCGGCGCAATCGCGAACAGCGCGGCCGCGGTCAGCAGGGTGCAGCCGACCGCGATGGTCGCGATCATGAGCTTGCGGCGCCAGATCCGTCGGAACAGCTCCTGAAGATCGGGCCCGCTGGACTGGGCCCAGTCCGGGGCCAAGAGTTGCGGCGGCTCTATGGGCCGGGGGACAAGCAGTCTCGTGTCCGCCATGATAGATTTCCTTTCGCGTCTGGCGATCCAGCTTCCCGCCTGGCCGCGTTGAAACAACCGATCCCGATCAGAAGAAGCGTTCGGGGACCTCGATCACGTCGCCCGGGAGGACGACCGTGGTCTGATCCGCCTCGAGCTCCTGCACCTGGCCGTCGATATCGCGATTGATCTTCATATGCCCCTCGCGGGCGCGGTAGGTGAACCCGCCGGCCAAGGCGATCGCGTTCATCACCCGCATGCCGTTCACGAAGGGATAGCTGCCGGGATTGCGAACTTCGCCCAGGATGTAGAAGGGGCGATAGTCGATCACCTCGACGCTGACCTTGGGATCCTTCAGGTAATCCTTCGAAAGCTTCTCGGCGACGGCGGCGGCCAGCTCGGACGTCGTATGTCCATGCGCATCGACTTCGCCGATCAGCGGCATCGCGATCGCGCCGTTGGCGTCCACCTGGAACTCGCCGCTCAGCTGGTCGTCGCCGAAGACGGTCACCCGGACCTTGTCGCCGGGCCCGAGGTGATACTGATCGTTCGCGGCCTCGACGTGGCCCGACAGCATCATCGCCAGGCCCAGGACGGCAAGTGCGGAAAGGCGGATATGCAGACGGTTCAGCACGGTCATCTCCCGGCAGGGGCGGCGGGGCGGTCCGTCGCGATGTCGACGGACCGTCCCCGATCCGTCGGTTAGAGTTTCAGGTCGAGGCTCAGCAGAATCAGATTGCGCTCGTAGTTCTCGTCGCTCTCGCTCGAATCGCGGGTGTCGTAGCGGTATTTGAGGTCGATCGACGCATAGTGGTTCATCAGATATTCGGCACCGACGCCGCCGGTCCAGATATCGTCGTTGCGGCTGATGCCTTCATAGTTGTTGTTGATGAAGCCGCCGAAGGCGTTGAGGAGGAGATTGCGCAGCAGCTCGTGGTCGATATTGATGAGGGCATCGGTGGAGAAATAACCGGCCGCTCCCGCCTGCGTGGTTTCCTGCAGGGTCCGCGACACCGTGGCGGTCACGGTGGTGAGGCCGGTCGGATTCCAGATCAGGGAGCCGCCGAAGCTGGGTCCCGAGACGGTGTCGAATTCGGAGTCCTGATAGAACTGCGTCAGATAGCCCGCGAAGATGTCGGCGCGGGTCACGCCGCCCAGATCGATGGCGAGTCCGACCACCGTTTCGAAGCCCTGCGAGCTGCGGTCGAAACCCTGGTTGTCCTGCTGGCTGTCGTAATCCTGCCGGTTGTAGGACGCCCGCACATAGGCATCGTAGTCGGGCACGATCTCGTAGCTGAGCGTGACGCTGTGCAGCGAGGAGATGCGATCGCGATCGTTGTTGTCGATCGTGGTTCCGTTTTCGGCCTCGTCATCGAAATATTTGTAGCGGTTGAGCTGGCTGTCCAGTTTCAGCGTGAAGCGGCCGAAGCGATTCTGGTCGCCGATTTCGCCGTGGTAGAGGTCATATTCCGTCGGGGTCTTGCCTTGGACGTCGTCGGGCGAAGACCGGTCTTCATGCGCGTGGCGATAGGTGAAGGCGGCGGAGAGCTGGTCGTCGCGCGTCAAATCGAGACGCCCGTCGGCCCCGAAATGGTAGTCGACATAGTCCTCGCCGGTATGGCTCGCATAGTAGCCGGCCGCGGCGCCGGCGTCGAAATTGAGCGCGTGGTTGTTCCAGTTCGATTCGAGCGACAGTTCCGGCGCGATCTCGGTGATGAAATCGCCGCGCTTGTCGGATGGGGTGACGAAGATGTTGTCGTCGTAGATCTCGGAGGTGCGGACCGACGGATAGGCGTAGAACCCGCCGAGATGAACTCCCAGCGCATCCACTTCCGGGCGCGGCCGCTCGCGCACCGTCTGGTCGCGCGGCACTTCCTCGTAGGCCGTCGAGAAGGTCGGCTGCTGATAGTCGCTGGAAACCACCGGGCCCGAAGCGTCGGAGGCGGCATCGGCGATCTGCACCGGAGCGACGTCGGAGGGAGTGGCGGTGCTGCTATCGACGCTCAGCATGCTCTTCTGGGGCCTTGTGTCGTCCTGGGCCGAGTTTTCCTCGGTGGTCGGTCCGGCATCGCTCGACTTTGCCGGGGTGGTCGTCTTTGTCGGCTCGCTCGACATCAGATCGTTCGACGCGGCGATCGCCTGGAGCGAAATCCCGACACCGATGGTCAACGCCATCACCAAGGCCAAGCTGCGTACCAAAGCTCCCCCTCTTCAGCGGCGCCTCATGACCGAAAAGCGCGACGGCAAATCGGGCCTTGGAAGCGCCAAGACCGGCGTCGGCCGTCGCCTGCACCGACGCGTTAGCAGAGCCCCCTTGTCCAGCTCTCTGCCAACGCCGGGGGCAACCAAGAAATACTTGTTACGTCAGTAGGATAGCGATGCATCGTAAGGGTCGCCGCGCAGCCTCAGCGAGGGGCAAAGTTGTGGCTCCTGCGCGCCTCGGAAAGATGAAGAATCCCCTGCGCTTAGTCTGATTGGACGACCGGTGAATGACGTCTCGCCAACGGCGTTCCATCGCCATGCGACGGACGCCGGAAAGTTCCATCACCTTTCCGTGACGAGACCTCCTTCGGGGGAATAGAACGCACGTCGCCGCGGTCCTCATGGGGTCCCTTCCGCTCGAAAGGAGAAACGATCCCATGCGCAAATCTCAGGACACGTCGTTCGCGTCGCAGACTGTCGCGGAAAATTCATCGCCTGACCTGACGCGCCGCCGAATGCTCGGCTGCATGGCCTGGACCGGTACCGGGCTGCTCTGGACCCTGGCCGGTGGCGTTCCCCGCAGCCTCGGCCTCATCGGCGAAGCACGCGCCGACCAGCTGCCGGCCGGCGCCTTCACCTTCGTCCAGATTTCCGACACCCATATCGGCTTCAACAAGGAGGCCAATCCGGATGTCGCCGGCACCTTGCGGCGCGCCATCGGCGAGGTGAACCGCCTCGATCCGCGGCCTGCTTTCGCGATCCATACCGGTGACGTCTCTCATCTCTCCAAGCCCGATGAGTTCGGACAGGCGCGCGAGCTGCTTCAGGAGATGAAGGTCGACCGCATCCATTTCGTGCCGGGCGAGCATGATGCGCTCGACGACGGCCTGACCGGATTCCTCAAGGCTTTCGGCCAGGAGAGCGCCCAGACCGGCTGGTACAGCTTCGACCAGAACGGCGTGCATTTCGTGGGCCTGGTGAATGTCACCGATTTCCAGCCGAAAGCCATGACCAAGCTCGGGGCGGAGCAACTCGCCTGGCTGGAGAAGGATCTTGCCGGCCAGTCGGCCAGCACGCCCATCGTGGTCTTCGCCCACATTCCGCTCTGGACCGTCTATGAGCCCTGGGGCTGGGGCACCGCCGACGCGCCGCAGGCCCTTGCATCGCTGAAGCGCTTCGGGTCGGTCACGGTCCTCAACGGCCATATCCATCAGGTGATCCAGAAGGTCGAAGGCAATGTGACGTTCCACACGGCCATGTCCACCGCCTATCCGCAGCCCAAGCCGGGCGAGGCTCCGGCACCGGGACCGCTCAAGGTCGATGCCGCCGAACTCGGCAAGCTCCTCGGCACGCGCAGCATCAATGTCGTTCCGGGGACGAAGACACTGGCGACGATCGACACGCCCCTCGACGGCACGGTCTGAGCTCGGCCATGGAACGCGAGACAACGCGCATTTCGATCGCAGACAGAATGATGATGGGGATGGCGGGGGCGCGGATAGCGGGTCTCCTGTTGATTCTCGGCCTCGGTTCCTCGGCCGTCCTGCCGGTCGCCGCATCGGCCGCCGACACCGTGACGATCGAGATCGGCAACTACAGCTTCGTTCCCGCCGAGGTGACCGTGGCGCCGGGGACCAGGGTCGTCTGGGTCAATCACGACGAGATGGTGCATAGCGTGGTCTCGGCCGACCATCTGTTCGGCTCGACCGGCATGGACACCGAAGACGAATACAGCTTCGTGTTCGAGAAGGAGGGCGACTACGCCTATCTCTGCAGCCTGCATCCCTACATGACCGGTATCGTCAAGGTGCGCCGGCCATGAGGGCGGACGGTGGGTTGGGCAGCCGGAACATTGCAAGGTCTTAAGGTGGGCGCAGGCGGTTCGATGCGCGGTTCATATGGCCCCCCGTGGGCGCGTGACATAGAGTCGCCGCCCATGAACCCGCCCTTCAGGGACGAAAGTCAGGCGCCTTCCTCGGACAAGGCCGGCCGCATCGAGCGGCTGATCCTGCCGCATCTGGATGCTGCCTATAACCTGGCGCGCTGGCTCGCGCGCAGCGATCAGGACGCGGCCGACATCGTCCATGAGGCGTTCCTGCGCGCGGTCCGCTATGCCGACAGCTTCGAGGGCGGCAACGCGCGCGCCTGGTGGCTCGCGATCGTGCGCACGACCTATCTGACCTGGGTCGCCAAGACGAGCGGCGCCCGTTCGCCCCTGTCGCTCGAAGAAGTGATGACGTCGGGCGACGGCGATCTCCCGGCCGATGGCGGCCGCAGCCCCGAGGAACTGGCGCACTGGTCGCAATGCGCTTCCATGCTGACCGAGCTGGTGGAAGCGTTGCCGGCGGGCTTCCGGGAGATCATCCTGCTGCGCGAGATGGAAGAGCTTTCCTACCGCGAGATCGCGGATCTGCTCGAGGTGCCCGTGGGAACCGTCATGTCCCGGCTGGCGCGGGCGCGCGAGATGCTGAAGCGCGCCTGGGCCGCGCGGCAGGGAAGGTAGGGCGCTCATGGATTGCAGAACCGCTGCCACGCTGCTTCAGCCCTGCTTCGACGGCGAGCTCGACGAGGGCACCGCCGCCACGGTCAGGGCCCATGTCGCGGGCTGCGCCGACTGCAGCCGGGAGATGGCGGCCCTCCAGGCCTTGCGCGAGGGCATGAAACGTGCGCTGCCGCGCTACGCCGCACCGCAAAGCCTGCGCGATCGGATCCACGCCTCGGCAGCCGAGCCCGCGGCCGCGCCGGCAGTTCCGGCGCCAGCGAAACGCCGGTCCCTGCCGCGATGGGTGGCGATGGCGGCCTCCTTGCTGCTGGTGGCGAGTCTCAGCGTCGGGGTGACGCGCAGCCTGATGGGGCCGAACGTCGGCGCGACCTCGACCGAGCTCCTGCTGCACGACCTGGTGTCCAGTCACTTGCGGGCCTTGGCGGCGACCAACAGCGTGGATGTGCCCTCGTCCGATCGCCATACGGTGCGGCCCTGGTTCGCGGGACGCGTCGAGGTGTCGCCGCCGGCGCTCGATCTGTCGTCACAGGGTTTCGAGCTGCTGGGCGGACGCGTCGATTATGTCGGCGGCCGCCGGGTGGCCGTGCTGGTCTATAAGCATGGCCAGCATGTCGTCGATCTCTATGTGCTGCCGGATGACGCAACGGGGGCGGCGACGAATGCCGGCGAGGCAAGTGCGCCGCTGATGCGCCAAGGCCTCAACCTGATTCGTCGGCGCGTCGGCGGCCTGCAGGTCTGGGCGGTTTCGGATCTCGATCCGCAGGAGATGGCTGCGCTCGGCGAGGTCCTGGCACGGGCCCCGTGAGGCCGCGGCCTCAGCCCGACGTCGGCCGGAAGATCGCGTTGTAGGCATAGGCCTCGGGGTCCCCGCCGGCCGCGATCTTTCTCAGCCCCGAACGCGTGTAATGACGGTCCACCAGCGCATAGCCATGGGTCGACAGAAAATCGAAGATCTCGGCCTTGCCCCGGAGATTGACCTCGATCTGGATCGAGCGCGGCCGGTTCGGACTTTTCAAGGTCCGGGTCATGCCGCGCAACACCAGCAACTCGTTGCCGTCGACATCCAGCTTCAGATGGTGGGGCGGACGGAAATCGTGACTGGCGATCAGATCGTCGAGCGCCATGGCGGCCTTGGGTTCGGACAGCGCCGGGCGGAACTCCTTCTCTTCGCCATCGCGGAGAGAGCCGAGCTGGCTGTTGGAAGAACCGATCGTCAGCGAGATGTAGTTGAAGGGGATGAGCCCGCTGCGGTCGTTCAGGGCGAAACTGCAGGGGCTGACGGAACCGGCCAGATCGTTGGCGTCGATATTGTCCACCAGGCGCGCAAAATTGGCGCCGTGCGGCTCGAAAGCGTACACCCGCCCGGACGGTCCGACCTGCTGGGCCGCCATGACGGTGTAGAGCCCGATATTCGCGCCGATATCGTAGAACACCTCGCCCGGCTTCACTTCCGAGACGATCCAGGCGCAGGTTCCCGGTTCCTTGACGAGGGCGCTCAGGCAGCGACGCAGGTCGCGATCGCCGTCGCAGCGAAAGCGATAGACCTTCCCACCGGCCCG
The nucleotide sequence above comes from Hypericibacter terrae. Encoded proteins:
- a CDS encoding O-antigen ligase family protein, translating into MAVTLEAGTERLAPPSWQPAESVAPRQNGWLNLALGHTLLFLLLAFGMVGARPFSGADIDSASTASDGFLNQAIWLGGVALALPLIFSRFRLAVTLAIQAWPLLLVIAWDTATAVWSPLPDVTLRRVAVLWLMYAAALGVAVSGISLRDFHRMAFLIAGVVMALDIMAAIGMPSRGLDNEGRVIGMHGHKNSAGQVAVMASLCWYFYAGRLSWGATRILMLGAAAVFYLVIFATGSKTGSALAMLVVIWTALAAMLCRKGPSAVALFGSGLGFLVLAIVVVLMLAGVSATEVGTAVFGDLTFTGRLPLWEAIWDQITKHFWTGYGFGAFWDVAGSDNSFGFSKSVGWLGVVGQAHNGYLDLFLQTGLVGLGLALLSLGWMFRLGARLLGQPPRRPFDMPARAFAYAMILSIALYNLLESSYLRPHHMQAVWLFMLVALMQRELLEGRIVRQRALLRRRRSEPVHGQSLMGTPREPFLKA
- a CDS encoding GumC family protein, encoding MADTRLLVPRPIEPPQLLAPDWAQSSGPDLQELFRRIWRRKLMIATIAVGCTLLTAAALFAIAPRYTATAQVMLDPSQSKLLDANQALAGLSPDTEAVNSAIAVVQSRDLADRVIDKLELMRDPDFNTALEPPTWFSSLLDPHTYLPADWADSIAKLLSNDAGSPPDEVRRNHNRVVEAFLKRLDAGAAGESRVVSVSFQAENPRTAAKIANAIVEEYISSGVEQRTASSKEVNVWLTQQLDTLREQVVAADQAVEDYRTKNGLIESRGDTLATQESAELGTQLVMARTDRAAAEAKLQQVQSLLNSPQGTESAGAVLQSPLIQGLRAQEAQVEQTIADLSQTYGERHPKILGAKAQLADLQGKIRQEIGRIVKDYTNEVAVARAREVSISSSLEQTRSQVASQNQSDVHLRSLEREADASRTLLENFLAQYQQTGSQQSFKQPDAIIISHASEPEKPSFPKKRILLVLALGAFGMLGVLIALLIEEFDRGLRSLGQVERVLGVRGLGLIPTVQTWLGRLRKPEDYVVEKPASALSEALRSLHTGIALSARSEVARTVMFASSLPKEGKTSLALSYARVLAHAGKKVVVVDCDLRRSALCRRLGLRRKAGLSDYIRGTAELDDIIHPDPRSTALIVPAGTAPATSATDILASERLAAFLRALAEHYDMVVIDTPPVLAVSDTQLLSRLVDKTVFVVRWEKTRAETAALAVRALHDAGADIAGVVLSMVNLKRHARYGYGDAGSYYAELRRYYVG
- a CDS encoding polysaccharide biosynthesis/export family protein, translated to MTVLNRLHIRLSALAVLGLAMMLSGHVEAANDQYHLGPGDKVRVTVFGDDQLSGEFQVDANGAIAMPLIGEVDAHGHTTSELAAAVAEKLSKDYLKDPKVSVEVIDYRPFYILGEVRNPGSYPFVNGMRVMNAIALAGGFTYRAREGHMKINRDIDGQVQELEADQTTVVLPGDVIEVPERFF
- a CDS encoding outer membrane beta-barrel protein, with amino-acid sequence MLSVDSSTATPSDVAPVQIADAASDASGPVVSSDYQQPTFSTAYEEVPRDQTVRERPRPEVDALGVHLGGFYAYPSVRTSEIYDDNIFVTPSDKRGDFITEIAPELSLESNWNNHALNFDAGAAAGYYASHTGEDYVDYHFGADGRLDLTRDDQLSAAFTYRHAHEDRSSPDDVQGKTPTEYDLYHGEIGDQNRFGRFTLKLDSQLNRYKYFDDEAENGTTIDNNDRDRISSLHSVTLSYEIVPDYDAYVRASYNRQDYDSQQDNQGFDRSSQGFETVVGLAIDLGGVTRADIFAGYLTQFYQDSEFDTVSGPSFGGSLIWNPTGLTTVTATVSRTLQETTQAGAAGYFSTDALINIDHELLRNLLLNAFGGFINNNYEGISRNDDIWTGGVGAEYLMNHYASIDLKYRYDTRDSSESDENYERNLILLSLDLKL
- a CDS encoding metallophosphoesterase family protein, which gives rise to MRKSQDTSFASQTVAENSSPDLTRRRMLGCMAWTGTGLLWTLAGGVPRSLGLIGEARADQLPAGAFTFVQISDTHIGFNKEANPDVAGTLRRAIGEVNRLDPRPAFAIHTGDVSHLSKPDEFGQARELLQEMKVDRIHFVPGEHDALDDGLTGFLKAFGQESAQTGWYSFDQNGVHFVGLVNVTDFQPKAMTKLGAEQLAWLEKDLAGQSASTPIVVFAHIPLWTVYEPWGWGTADAPQALASLKRFGSVTVLNGHIHQVIQKVEGNVTFHTAMSTAYPQPKPGEAPAPGPLKVDAAELGKLLGTRSINVVPGTKTLATIDTPLDGTV
- a CDS encoding cupredoxin domain-containing protein is translated as MERETTRISIADRMMMGMAGARIAGLLLILGLGSSAVLPVAASAADTVTIEIGNYSFVPAEVTVAPGTRVVWVNHDEMVHSVVSADHLFGSTGMDTEDEYSFVFEKEGDYAYLCSLHPYMTGIVKVRRP
- a CDS encoding sigma-70 family RNA polymerase sigma factor, whose translation is MNPPFRDESQAPSSDKAGRIERLILPHLDAAYNLARWLARSDQDAADIVHEAFLRAVRYADSFEGGNARAWWLAIVRTTYLTWVAKTSGARSPLSLEEVMTSGDGDLPADGGRSPEELAHWSQCASMLTELVEALPAGFREIILLREMEELSYREIADLLEVPVGTVMSRLARAREMLKRAWAARQGR
- a CDS encoding anti-sigma factor family protein, translating into MDCRTAATLLQPCFDGELDEGTAATVRAHVAGCADCSREMAALQALREGMKRALPRYAAPQSLRDRIHASAAEPAAAPAVPAPAKRRSLPRWVAMAASLLLVASLSVGVTRSLMGPNVGATSTELLLHDLVSSHLRALAATNSVDVPSSDRHTVRPWFAGRVEVSPPALDLSSQGFELLGGRVDYVGGRRVAVLVYKHGQHVVDLYVLPDDATGAATNAGEASAPLMRQGLNLIRRRVGGLQVWAVSDLDPQEMAALGEVLARAP
- a CDS encoding FkbM family methyltransferase, which produces MKILTDGRQWPPSLWRKIQFGVARWLRRALRPEVEIRAGGKVYRFRCDGDRDLRRCLSALVKEPGTCAWIVSEVKPGEVFYDIGANIGLYTVMAAQQVGPSGRVYAFEPHGANFARLVDNIDANDLAGSVSPCSFALNDRSGLIPFNYISLTIGSSNSQLGSLRDGEEKEFRPALSEPKAAMALDDLIASHDFRPPHHLKLDVDGNELLVLRGMTRTLKSPNRPRSIQIEVNLRGKAEIFDFLSTHGYALVDRHYTRSGLRKIAAGGDPEAYAYNAIFRPTSG